ACAACTCCTGCAATAAGAATGGCAGTGACCGGCGATGCCGACTTGCTAACCCTAAAGAGATATGCCGACGATATTTATGATGATTTGATGCGTTCAAAAGTAATGTCGCAAATTACGCTTTCGGGTTTTCCCCGATTGGAATTATCGGTAGAAGTGAAAGAGGATAATTTGCGCCGCTATAAACTAACTTTTAGTGAGATTTCTGCGGCTATTTCCAATAATAACATCGATATTTCAGGAGGAGCCATAAAGAATGAAGTCGAAGAAATTTTAATTCGAACACGTAACCGTTCGGTTAATCCTGATCAAATAGGGGAGATTATTCTTAAAGCTAATCCTGATGGTAGTTACATACGAATTAGAGATGTGGCAAATATCCATTTTCAGTTTCAGGATGTACCCAATTCATCGTATATGAATAAGAATCCTGCAGTTTCAATTAATGTTAACAAACTGAACGATGAAGATTTAGATGAAATTTCAGAATTCTGTAATAAATATGCGAAAGAATTTAATGCAAAATATGATGATGCAAGTCTAGAGATTACTTTCGATTTTGTTGATTTATTACAATCCAGACTAAGCTTACTATATAGAAATGGAGGCTATGGCTTATTGTTAGTAGTTGTTTGTTTGGCTCTTTTCCTAAGCTTTCGCTTGTCTTTATGGGTGGCCTGGGGAATTCCTGCATCCTTTTTGGGAATGTTTATTATTGCAAATTTAATGGGAGTTACCATTAACATGATATCTCTTTTTGGAATGATTCTGATCATAGGTATTTTAGTTGATGATGGAATTGTGATTGGTGAAAATATTTATTCTCACTTCGAAAAAGGAAAAAGTCCCAGAAAAGCTGCAGTTGATGGTACAGTAGAGGTTGTACCGGCCGTATTAACTTCGGTAACTACCACAATGGTTGCATTTTCGCCACTTTTACTGGTTACCGGAAATATGGAATTTATGTACGAAATGGCTTTTGTAGTTGTTGCCTGTTTGGGATTATCGCTATTCGAAAGTCTTTTTGTATTGCCCGGTCACGTAGGAAACGAAATTGTTTTAAACCGTAACAGAAAGGATAATTTCTTTAATCGGTTTAGAAAGAAAATTGAAAAAGGAATTATTTACGTTCGTGATAATGCTTACACGGGCATTTTAAATCGTGTTGTTCGCTGGAGATGGTTTGTGGTTTTTATTCCGCTTGCTTTATTACTTATAACAGTAGGGTTATTTCGTGGTGGATTAATTCAAAGTACTTTCTTTCCAAATGTTTCGTTCGATACTTTTGCCATTAATATAGCTTTTAAACCTGGTAGTAATAAGGATATTACCATTAGCAAGTTAAAAGAATTCGAAAAAGCAGTTTGGGAGGTAAACGACGATTTAAAGGAGGAGTTTCAGGATACTGCAACTTTTATTAAATACACAAATTTATCGTCGGGAAGTGCTTTTTCCGGACAAGAATCTGGTCCGCATGCAGGTAACCTATCTGTAACTTTACGTGATATGGAGGGAGCACCGGTTTCCAGTTTTGATATCACCAGTAGGGTAAAAGATAAAATTGGAGAAGTTACAGGAGTTGAAAAATTTACCATAGGAGCAAATAACCGCTGGGGAGCGCCTGTTTCAATATCTCTGCTTGGAAAAGATTTAGAACAATTAAATCAGGCAAATGATTTCTTTCAGGGAGAGCTACGAAAAATGGCATCTCTTTATAATATTAATGATAATAATCCATTAGGAAGTCGCGAGGTTCGATTAAAATTAAAACCGAAAGCATATTATTTAGGAATGAATCTGAGATCTATAACTTCGCAAATTCGCCAGGGATTTTTTGGAGGACAAGCCCAGCGTTTGCAGGAAGGAAAAGATGAGATTAAAGTATGGGTTCGTTATCCGAAAAGCGATAGAGTTTTCATTGGGCAAATGGAGGATATGAGAATTCGTACTCCAAAAGGTGAGTTTCCATTATCCGAATTAATCGAATACGAAATTTTAAGAGGTCCGGTAAGTATTCAACGCTATAATGGAGCAAGAGAAATTCGAGTCGATGCAGAATTAATTGATCCTAGCGAGCCGGTTCCACCAATTTTAGAATATATCGATTTAAATATTTTACCCGAATTGGAAGCCAGATTTCCAGATATTCGACCAGAATATCAAGGTCAGCAAAAACGATCGGCCGAAGATATTGAGGAGCTGAAGATTTATTTTTCAATTGCTTTTATGTTGATTGTTTTTATTGTGATGATTCACTTTAGGAGTTTTACACAGGGAATAATTGTATTGTTAATGATTCCTTTGGGTTGGTTAGGATCGGCCTGGGGGCATGGTTT
This genomic interval from uncultured Marinifilum sp. contains the following:
- a CDS encoding efflux RND transporter permease subunit, which encodes MRNIISQFVKYPFYGKMIIALMVIAGSTSLAFMKKSFFPENESKTISVSMVYPGASPKEVEEGITSRMEDAVRGIVGIKEMNSVSSEGYARLTITTTGDYDLDETLADVKNAVDGIPSFPSGAEKAVIAKRRATTPAIRMAVTGDADLLTLKRYADDIYDDLMRSKVMSQITLSGFPRLELSVEVKEDNLRRYKLTFSEISAAISNNNIDISGGAIKNEVEEILIRTRNRSVNPDQIGEIILKANPDGSYIRIRDVANIHFQFQDVPNSSYMNKNPAVSINVNKLNDEDLDEISEFCNKYAKEFNAKYDDASLEITFDFVDLLQSRLSLLYRNGGYGLLLVVVCLALFLSFRLSLWVAWGIPASFLGMFIIANLMGVTINMISLFGMILIIGILVDDGIVIGENIYSHFEKGKSPRKAAVDGTVEVVPAVLTSVTTTMVAFSPLLLVTGNMEFMYEMAFVVVACLGLSLFESLFVLPGHVGNEIVLNRNRKDNFFNRFRKKIEKGIIYVRDNAYTGILNRVVRWRWFVVFIPLALLLITVGLFRGGLIQSTFFPNVSFDTFAINIAFKPGSNKDITISKLKEFEKAVWEVNDDLKEEFQDTATFIKYTNLSSGSAFSGQESGPHAGNLSVTLRDMEGAPVSSFDITSRVKDKIGEVTGVEKFTIGANNRWGAPVSISLLGKDLEQLNQANDFFQGELRKMASLYNINDNNPLGSREVRLKLKPKAYYLGMNLRSITSQIRQGFFGGQAQRLQEGKDEIKVWVRYPKSDRVFIGQMEDMRIRTPKGEFPLSELIEYEILRGPVSIQRYNGAREIRVDAELIDPSEPVPPILEYIDLNILPELEARFPDIRPEYQGQQKRSAEDIEELKIYFSIAFMLIVFIVMIHFRSFTQGIIVLLMIPLGWLGSAWGHGLEGFPVSMLSVWGMVALSGVIINDAVVFLSKYNSFIDEGLEPTAAVKEAGKARFRAIVLTTITTTVGLYPLILETSFQAQFLKPMAIALAYGVFVGTMFILMFFPVIIMILNDIKRISQSFWEGKQIEARDVEPKVRESKVNMD